The Alteriqipengyuania halimionae genome contains a region encoding:
- a CDS encoding alpha/beta hydrolase yields the protein MNWSFERFILVGIETVNRRAEISPEVSADKLEAYTASLGATPGGADNFRAFIADDVKPWVEANFRTASHDAVMGESLAGLFIVETLLTQPDLFDDWISVSPSLWYDDMKLARQAATMMQPGDERVYVALANEGYRHEEGVERFVDALKASAPEGWKWSFVPLGDSETHGTIYHTAALDAFRMFYGTADREYRPGGDLLGREAEPRTAEEQALLDTECTAQNTIALTPEAARSGRERLFYRCLRLDLGPRPRDSNWVPGGPEAED from the coding sequence TTGAACTGGAGCTTCGAGCGTTTCATCCTGGTCGGTATCGAAACCGTCAATCGGCGCGCCGAAATCTCGCCCGAAGTCTCCGCCGATAAGCTCGAAGCCTATACCGCATCGCTCGGTGCGACACCGGGCGGCGCCGACAATTTCCGCGCCTTCATCGCCGACGACGTGAAGCCGTGGGTCGAGGCCAATTTCCGCACCGCTAGCCATGACGCGGTGATGGGGGAATCGCTGGCCGGGCTGTTCATCGTCGAGACGCTGCTCACCCAGCCCGACCTGTTCGATGACTGGATCTCCGTGTCACCTTCGCTCTGGTACGACGATATGAAGCTGGCCCGACAGGCGGCCACGATGATGCAGCCGGGCGATGAACGGGTCTATGTCGCGCTCGCCAATGAAGGCTATCGTCACGAGGAAGGGGTCGAGCGCTTCGTCGATGCGCTGAAGGCCTCCGCTCCGGAAGGGTGGAAATGGTCATTCGTCCCGCTGGGCGACAGCGAGACCCATGGCACGATCTACCACACCGCCGCGCTCGACGCGTTCCGCATGTTCTACGGCACGGCCGACCGCGAATACCGGCCGGGCGGCGACTTGCTGGGCCGCGAAGCGGAGCCGCGCACAGCCGAAGAACAGGCGCTACTCGATACCGAATGCACGGCGCAGAACACGATCGCGCTCACGCCCGAAGCCGCGCGCAGCGGGCGTGAGCGGCTGTTCTATCGCTGCCTGAGGCTCGATCTCGGCCCGCGGCCCCGCGACAGCAACTGGGTTCCGGGCGGCCCCGAAGCGGAGGACTGA
- a CDS encoding 4a-hydroxytetrahydrobiopterin dehydratase, protein MSVSQLTQAERDAALAELDGWSLRGDGKAIECGFEFDDFVDAFGFMTRVAILAQSQDHHPEWFNVYNKVEITLTTHDADGLSQRDVKLAKAIDKLV, encoded by the coding sequence ATGTCCGTATCCCAACTCACCCAAGCCGAACGCGATGCGGCGCTGGCCGAACTCGACGGCTGGAGCCTGCGCGGCGATGGCAAGGCAATCGAATGCGGTTTCGAATTCGACGATTTCGTCGATGCCTTCGGCTTCATGACCCGGGTCGCGATCCTCGCACAGAGCCAGGATCACCACCCCGAATGGTTCAATGTCTACAACAAGGTCGAGATCACGCTGACGACGCACGATGCCGATGGCCTCAGCCAGCGCGATGTGAAGCTGGCCAAGGCGATCGACAAGCTGGTCTGA
- the ccmA gene encoding heme ABC exporter ATP-binding protein CcmA codes for MQAPRLKASDLACRRGDRLLFAGLDIDLAPGNALHLAGPNGIGKTSLLRLLAGLARPYAGTVEREGEVGWIDEHAALDPDLPLGQALRFWERLDGSAAPERNVRAMGVDHLLDVPVRFLSTGQRKRAAFVRLLNRHCRIWLLDEPLNGLDAHAAVTVEGLIATHCVGGGICVIASHQPLAIDGIGRLELDAHSPSPEEGA; via the coding sequence ATGCAAGCGCCCCGCCTCAAAGCCAGCGATCTCGCGTGCCGCCGCGGCGACCGGCTGCTGTTTGCCGGTCTCGACATCGATCTGGCGCCGGGTAACGCACTGCACCTCGCCGGGCCCAACGGGATCGGCAAGACCAGCCTGTTGCGTCTGCTCGCCGGGCTCGCACGGCCCTATGCCGGCACTGTGGAGCGTGAAGGCGAGGTCGGCTGGATCGACGAACACGCCGCGCTCGATCCCGACCTGCCGCTGGGGCAGGCGCTGCGCTTCTGGGAGCGGCTGGACGGCAGCGCTGCGCCCGAGCGCAATGTGCGCGCGATGGGGGTCGATCACCTCCTCGACGTGCCGGTGCGATTTCTCTCGACCGGCCAGCGCAAACGCGCCGCTTTCGTCCGCCTGCTCAACCGCCATTGTCGCATCTGGCTGCTCGACGAGCCGCTCAACGGGCTGGATGCCCACGCCGCCGTCACGGTCGAGGGGTTGATCGCCACACATTGCGTGGGCGGTGGCATTTGCGTGATCGCCTCGCACCAGCCGCTGGCCATCGACGGGATCGGACGGCTGGAGCTGGACGCGCATTCACCCTCTCCGGAGGAAGGCGCATGA
- a CDS encoding heme exporter protein CcmB, giving the protein MKVFSALLRRDLVAMFGSGARGGAFLPLLFFLAVATLYPFAVGSDAQLLARTGGGVLWVAALLAALLPIERLVRPDLDLGLFDQLALRGVAEEASIAARIIAHWLSFGPPLMLAALPGAALMGLSGETLLALELGLLIGTPGLAALGTLVSALTAALRSGAALGGLLAIPLAIPLLIFGAGSLDGNGDGALALTGAASLVLLALAPFASGAAIRAARE; this is encoded by the coding sequence ATGAAGGTGTTTTCGGCTTTGCTGCGCCGCGATCTGGTGGCCATGTTCGGTTCGGGCGCACGCGGTGGGGCCTTCCTGCCATTGCTGTTCTTCCTCGCCGTGGCGACGCTCTATCCGTTTGCGGTGGGGAGCGATGCGCAATTGCTCGCGCGGACCGGCGGCGGCGTGCTTTGGGTAGCCGCGCTGCTTGCCGCGCTGTTGCCGATCGAGCGGCTGGTGCGCCCCGATCTCGATCTCGGCCTGTTCGACCAATTGGCCCTGCGCGGTGTGGCCGAGGAAGCGAGCATTGCGGCGCGGATCATCGCTCACTGGCTCAGCTTCGGCCCACCGCTGATGCTCGCCGCGTTACCGGGTGCGGCGCTGATGGGGCTATCGGGTGAAACGCTGCTCGCGCTCGAGCTTGGCCTGCTCATCGGCACGCCCGGACTGGCGGCGCTCGGTACCTTGGTTTCCGCGCTCACCGCCGCCCTGCGATCGGGCGCGGCGCTGGGCGGATTGCTGGCGATCCCGCTGGCGATCCCGCTACTGATTTTCGGCGCGGGCAGTCTCGACGGCAATGGCGACGGCGCCCTTGCGCTGACCGGCGCGGCAAGTCTTGTCCTGCTGGCCCTCGCCCCCTTCGCCTCGGGCGCGGCGATCAGGGCCGCTCGAGAGTGA
- the map gene encoding type I methionyl aminopeptidase: MTRYETITGDEPLIRDGTIKLHGPAGFEGMRKAGRLAAEILDAMYDHVRPGVTTGELDDIIRQMMLDGGSVPATLGYRGYTHSSCISLNHVICHGIPGDKVLKEGDILNIDVTPQLDGWHGDTSRMYYVGEVPLKAKRLVETTYECLMLGIEAVKPGARLGDIGAAIQKHAEGRRYGVVREFCGHGVGRLFHDAPEVIHAARAGTGPELKPGMFFTIEPMINAGKPAGKILEDGWTAVTRDRQLSAQFEHSIGITEDGVEIFTESPTGRHNPACL, translated from the coding sequence ATGACACGCTATGAAACCATTACCGGCGACGAACCGCTAATCCGCGACGGCACGATCAAACTGCACGGCCCCGCCGGCTTCGAAGGCATGCGCAAGGCCGGGCGCCTGGCCGCCGAAATCCTCGACGCGATGTACGATCATGTCCGCCCCGGGGTCACTACCGGAGAGCTCGACGACATCATTCGCCAGATGATGCTCGATGGCGGCAGCGTGCCCGCCACGCTCGGCTATCGCGGCTATACGCACAGCTCCTGCATCTCGCTTAACCACGTGATCTGTCACGGGATTCCGGGCGACAAGGTGCTGAAGGAAGGCGACATCCTCAATATCGACGTGACCCCGCAGCTCGATGGCTGGCACGGCGATACGAGCCGGATGTATTATGTCGGCGAGGTCCCGCTGAAGGCCAAGCGGCTGGTCGAGACGACCTATGAATGCCTGATGCTCGGCATCGAAGCGGTGAAGCCCGGGGCACGCCTCGGCGATATCGGGGCCGCGATCCAGAAGCATGCCGAAGGGCGTCGCTATGGCGTGGTCCGCGAATTCTGCGGTCATGGCGTCGGCCGTCTGTTCCACGATGCCCCCGAAGTGATCCACGCCGCGCGCGCGGGCACCGGGCCGGAATTGAAGCCGGGCATGTTCTTCACCATCGAGCCGATGATCAATGCCGGCAAACCGGCGGGCAAGATCCTTGAAGACGGCTGGACCGCCGTCACCCGCGACCGACAGCTTTCGGCCCAGTTCGAACACTCGATCGGAATCACCGAGGACGGGGTGGAGATCTTCACCGAAAGCCCGACCGGGCGGCATAACCCCGCCTGCCTCTAG
- a CDS encoding DUF4163 domain-containing protein, whose amino-acid sequence MSACSGERREGDVQPDAVERAKTVKAGGDGVSQAEDDSSDGARTVSLETELYIFSYSYPGEVGARQGLRMVLDRQLEQGRTTLIQQARKAKADSDKNGYPFRPHTSETEWRIAARPAGWLSLEAEEFTYYGGAHPNTGYKSLVWSDGAKKAFQPVELFTSSKALNMAIRTRFCDLLDEQREEKRGEPIDRESDALFEDCIDPVAEAVIVPLSSNGKAFDRLRLDVPPYAAGPYVEGSYQIELPVTKALLAAVKPDYREAFAIHAPKKDAGSKAED is encoded by the coding sequence TTGTCGGCATGTTCCGGCGAGCGTCGCGAGGGCGATGTTCAGCCCGACGCGGTCGAGCGTGCGAAGACGGTAAAGGCGGGCGGCGACGGCGTGTCCCAGGCCGAGGATGACAGCAGCGACGGCGCGCGCACCGTCTCGCTCGAAACCGAGCTCTACATCTTCAGCTATTCTTATCCCGGCGAGGTCGGCGCGCGACAGGGTCTGCGCATGGTGCTCGATCGCCAGCTAGAGCAGGGGCGCACGACCTTGATCCAGCAGGCGCGCAAGGCGAAAGCGGATTCGGACAAGAACGGCTATCCCTTCCGCCCGCATACCTCGGAAACCGAATGGCGCATTGCCGCCAGGCCTGCGGGCTGGCTGAGCCTAGAGGCGGAGGAATTCACCTATTACGGCGGCGCACATCCCAATACCGGGTACAAATCGCTCGTCTGGAGCGACGGCGCGAAAAAGGCGTTTCAGCCGGTCGAACTGTTTACCTCTTCCAAAGCGCTGAACATGGCGATCCGCACCCGCTTTTGCGACCTGCTCGACGAGCAGCGCGAGGAAAAGCGCGGAGAGCCGATCGATCGCGAAAGCGATGCCCTGTTCGAGGATTGCATCGATCCGGTAGCCGAAGCCGTGATCGTCCCGCTGAGTTCGAACGGCAAGGCGTTCGATCGCCTCCGTCTCGACGTGCCGCCTTACGCTGCCGGTCCTTATGTCGAGGGCTCGTATCAAATCGAACTGCCGGTGACTAAGGCGTTGCTCGCGGCGGTGAAGCCCGATTATCGCGAGGCCTTTGCGATCCACGCGCCGAAAAAGGACGCCGGGAGCAAGGCAGAGGACTAG
- a CDS encoding leucyl aminopeptidase family protein, with protein MSETTQLIQPDRGQDAIAIHLINADGFDDWAKSLTEAQRNALAAQRFSGKGYEVGIVPAKDGKGWFAVGGVANPKDLSSWCMAALAEKLPEGTYRRADDNGGGEPGPALYGWMTAQHSFARYKSDPDDRGPRVLLTKEAAKIDALISEAEAANLVADLVNTPAEDLGPEQLEDVARDMADRHKASISVIKGDALERDYPMVHAVGRAAARSHAPRLIEIEWGDESHPRVAVIGKGVVFDSGGLDVKSAAGMKLMKKDMGGSAHALALGRLIMENKLPVRLHLLVPAVENAISSNSFRPGDVLKSRKGITVEITNTDAEGRLILGDALTRASEKNPDFMIDFATLTGAARVAVGPDLPALFTREDETAQQLIEAGRAHDDEPWRLPLADSYREWLNSDIADMANAHANSFAGASVAGLFLDKFVGDGIDWAHFDTFAWRPAAKPGRPKGGAALGLRAAWHMLKARYA; from the coding sequence ATGAGCGAAACAACCCAACTAATCCAGCCCGATCGCGGACAGGACGCGATTGCCATCCACCTTATCAATGCCGATGGCTTCGACGATTGGGCGAAGAGCCTGACCGAGGCGCAGCGCAATGCCCTCGCCGCGCAGCGCTTTTCCGGCAAGGGCTACGAGGTCGGCATCGTCCCGGCAAAAGACGGCAAGGGCTGGTTCGCGGTGGGCGGCGTGGCCAATCCGAAAGACCTGTCGAGCTGGTGTATGGCCGCACTCGCCGAGAAACTGCCCGAAGGCACCTATCGCCGCGCCGACGACAATGGCGGCGGAGAGCCCGGCCCTGCACTCTATGGCTGGATGACCGCGCAGCACAGCTTCGCGCGCTACAAGTCCGATCCCGACGATCGCGGCCCGCGCGTGCTGCTGACCAAGGAAGCGGCAAAGATCGACGCACTGATCTCCGAAGCCGAGGCCGCCAACCTCGTCGCCGATCTCGTCAACACGCCGGCCGAAGACCTTGGCCCCGAACAGCTCGAAGACGTCGCCCGCGATATGGCCGACAGGCACAAGGCCTCGATCTCTGTGATCAAGGGCGATGCACTCGAACGCGATTATCCGATGGTCCATGCCGTCGGCCGCGCCGCCGCGCGCAGCCACGCGCCGCGCCTGATCGAGATCGAATGGGGCGACGAAAGCCACCCGCGCGTCGCCGTGATCGGCAAGGGCGTGGTGTTCGATAGCGGCGGGCTCGACGTCAAGAGCGCGGCGGGCATGAAGCTGATGAAGAAGGACATGGGCGGTTCGGCGCATGCACTCGCGCTCGGCAGGCTGATCATGGAAAACAAGCTGCCCGTGCGCTTACACCTGCTGGTGCCCGCGGTGGAGAATGCGATCTCATCGAATTCCTTCCGGCCCGGCGACGTACTCAAGAGCCGCAAGGGGATCACGGTCGAGATCACCAATACCGATGCCGAAGGGCGTTTAATCCTTGGCGACGCACTGACCCGCGCGAGCGAGAAGAACCCCGATTTCATGATCGACTTCGCCACGCTGACGGGCGCCGCACGCGTCGCGGTAGGCCCGGACCTGCCCGCGCTGTTCACCCGCGAGGACGAAACCGCCCAGCAGCTCATCGAAGCGGGCCGCGCGCATGATGACGAGCCGTGGCGCCTGCCTCTGGCCGACAGCTATCGCGAATGGCTCAATTCGGACATCGCCGATATGGCCAATGCCCACGCAAATTCCTTTGCCGGGGCAAGCGTCGCCGGGCTGTTCCTCGACAAATTCGTCGGCGACGGCATCGACTGGGCGCATTTCGACACGTTCGCCTGGCGCCCCGCCGCCAAGCCCGGCCGGCCCAAGGGCGGCGCGGCGCTGGGCCTGCGCGCGGCATGGCACATGTTGAAGGCGCGTTACGCCTAA
- a CDS encoding SH3 domain-containing protein: MKGPVKWPDHTRAPIRGDLAHIALAGRYLVPHYAVPQPRPVVKATTLCVGADKPEDNRGQLAEGTIFDCLDIAGEWAWGIQHSDAEDGLGGLVGWVRLEDLGAPDQ; the protein is encoded by the coding sequence TTGAAAGGGCCCGTCAAATGGCCCGACCATACCCGCGCGCCCATCCGCGGCGACCTGGCGCATATCGCGCTGGCAGGGCGCTATCTCGTGCCGCATTACGCCGTTCCCCAGCCGCGCCCCGTGGTCAAGGCGACCACCCTTTGCGTCGGGGCGGACAAGCCGGAAGACAATCGCGGACAACTTGCCGAAGGCACGATTTTCGACTGCCTCGATATCGCCGGCGAATGGGCCTGGGGCATCCAGCACAGCGATGCCGAAGACGGATTGGGTGGCCTGGTCGGTTGGGTCCGGCTCGAAGATCTCGGCGCGCCTGACCAATGA
- the argC gene encoding N-acetyl-gamma-glutamyl-phosphate reductase, translated as MIEVFVDGAAGTTGLEIVQRLEAHPEFVPVQLDEERRKDREARREALNAAEFAVLCLPDVAAKDAIALIDDDAKVRIVDASSAHRTATGWTYGFPEIGFRDAIREARLVSNPGCYPTGFLAGLAPLVKAGMLPADWPYGVHAVSGYSGGGKTLVERFEDDDCTVAWRGYATSLEHKHLPEMRQHAGLAHAPIFSPAVVPAFRGMVVEVPLPLDAMTGTSSVTEMRKLLAETYRDSRVIRFLDSVPDEIIVERDTASWDGLVLRLLSSDDDRRAKLVATLDNLGKGASGAAVQNLNLMAGIAEETGLKV; from the coding sequence GTGATCGAAGTATTCGTCGATGGTGCCGCCGGGACGACCGGGCTCGAAATCGTCCAGCGTCTCGAGGCGCACCCCGAATTCGTGCCCGTCCAGCTCGACGAAGAGCGCCGCAAGGATCGCGAGGCACGGCGCGAAGCGCTCAACGCTGCCGAATTCGCCGTCCTCTGCCTGCCCGACGTGGCCGCCAAGGATGCCATCGCCCTGATCGACGACGACGCGAAAGTGCGCATCGTCGATGCCTCGTCCGCGCACCGCACCGCCACTGGCTGGACCTACGGCTTCCCCGAAATCGGCTTCCGCGATGCCATCCGCGAGGCAAGGCTGGTCAGCAATCCGGGCTGCTACCCGACCGGGTTCCTCGCCGGGCTCGCACCGTTGGTGAAAGCCGGAATGCTACCCGCAGACTGGCCGTATGGCGTCCACGCGGTCAGCGGCTATTCGGGCGGCGGCAAGACACTGGTCGAACGGTTCGAAGACGACGACTGCACCGTGGCGTGGCGCGGCTATGCAACTTCGCTCGAACACAAACACCTGCCCGAAATGCGCCAGCATGCCGGGCTGGCGCATGCGCCGATCTTTTCGCCCGCCGTCGTGCCCGCCTTCCGCGGCATGGTGGTGGAAGTCCCGCTGCCGCTCGATGCGATGACGGGGACGAGCTCTGTTACCGAGATGCGAAAGCTGTTGGCCGAAACCTATCGCGACAGCCGCGTGATCCGCTTCCTAGACAGCGTACCCGACGAAATTATTGTCGAACGCGACACGGCGAGCTGGGATGGCCTGGTGCTCCGCCTGCTTTCCTCCGACGATGATCGACGGGCCAAGCTGGTGGCGACGCTCGACAATCTCGGCAAGGGCGCAAGCGGCGCCGCAGTCCAGAACCTCAATCTGATGGCGGGCATTGCCGAAGAAACGGGCCTCAAGGTCTGA
- a CDS encoding P-II family nitrogen regulator gives MKKIEAIIKPFKLDEVKEALHEVGVSGITVTEAKGFGRQKGHTELYRGAEYVVDFLPKVKLEVVVSDNLAERTVEAIANASQTGRIGDGKIFVSTIDSALRIRTGERDDDAI, from the coding sequence GTGAAAAAGATCGAAGCGATCATCAAACCGTTCAAACTCGACGAGGTGAAGGAAGCGCTTCACGAAGTCGGTGTTTCGGGAATCACCGTTACCGAGGCCAAGGGCTTCGGCAGGCAGAAAGGCCATACAGAGCTGTATCGCGGCGCCGAATACGTCGTCGATTTCCTGCCCAAGGTTAAGCTCGAAGTCGTCGTGTCGGACAATCTGGCCGAACGCACAGTCGAAGCGATCGCCAATGCCTCGCAGACCGGACGGATCGGCGACGGCAAAATCTTCGTCAGCACGATCGACAGCGCGCTGCGCATCCGCACCGGCGAACGCGACGACGACGCGATTTAG
- the glnA gene encoding type I glutamate--ammonia ligase, whose translation MASAKDILKQIKDEEIEWVDLRFTDPKGKWQHLSMVAGALDEDMLEDGLMFDGSSIAGWKAINESDMILRPDLDSVYVDPFSATPMLIAFCDIVEPSTGELYGRDPRSTAKRAEAYLKSTGIGDTIYVGPEAEFFMFDDVRFEDGYAASGYRLDDIELPTNSGKEYEMGNMAHRPRAKGGYFPVAPVDSAGDIRAEMVSTMMEMGLDCDKHHHEVAAAQHELGLTFSELTTCADQMQIYKYVVHQVAHAYGKTATFMPKPIKDDNGSGMHTHMSIWKDGKPLFAGNEYAGLSDTCLYYIGGVIKHAKALNAFTNPTTNSYKRLVPGFEAPVLLAYSARNRSASCRIPYGAGEKAKRVEFRFPDAMANPYLAYSALLMAGLDGIRNKIHPGEAMDKNLYDLPPAELADVPTVCGSLREALEALEADNDFLTEGGVFTKEQIEAYTELKWDEVLRLETTPSAVEFDMYYSA comes from the coding sequence ATGGCCAGCGCAAAAGACATTCTGAAACAGATCAAGGACGAGGAAATCGAATGGGTCGACCTTCGATTCACCGATCCCAAGGGCAAGTGGCAGCACCTCTCCATGGTCGCCGGCGCGCTGGACGAGGACATGCTCGAAGACGGTCTCATGTTCGACGGATCGTCGATCGCCGGTTGGAAGGCGATCAATGAAAGCGACATGATCCTGCGCCCCGATCTCGACAGCGTCTATGTCGATCCGTTTAGCGCCACGCCGATGCTGATCGCATTCTGCGACATCGTCGAGCCGAGCACCGGGGAACTCTACGGCCGCGATCCGCGTTCGACCGCGAAGCGGGCCGAAGCCTATCTCAAATCGACCGGCATCGGTGACACGATCTATGTCGGCCCCGAAGCCGAATTCTTCATGTTCGACGATGTCCGTTTCGAAGACGGCTATGCCGCCTCGGGTTACCGCCTCGACGATATCGAACTGCCGACCAATAGCGGCAAGGAATACGAGATGGGCAACATGGCCCACCGTCCGCGCGCCAAGGGCGGCTATTTCCCGGTCGCGCCGGTCGACAGCGCCGGAGATATCCGCGCCGAGATGGTCTCTACCATGATGGAAATGGGCCTCGACTGCGACAAGCACCACCACGAAGTGGCCGCTGCGCAGCACGAGCTCGGCCTGACGTTCTCCGAACTGACGACCTGCGCCGACCAGATGCAGATCTACAAATACGTCGTGCACCAGGTCGCCCATGCCTATGGCAAGACCGCGACCTTCATGCCCAAGCCGATCAAGGACGATAACGGCTCGGGCATGCACACCCACATGTCGATCTGGAAGGACGGCAAGCCGCTGTTCGCGGGCAATGAATATGCCGGCCTCTCGGACACCTGCCTCTATTACATCGGCGGCGTCATCAAGCACGCCAAGGCGCTCAACGCGTTCACCAACCCGACGACCAACAGCTACAAGCGCCTCGTCCCGGGCTTCGAAGCACCGGTGCTGCTCGCCTATTCGGCGCGCAACCGTTCGGCCTCGTGTCGCATCCCCTATGGTGCGGGCGAAAAGGCCAAGCGTGTGGAATTCCGCTTCCCCGATGCGATGGCCAATCCCTACCTCGCCTATTCGGCGCTGCTGATGGCCGGCCTCGACGGGATCCGGAACAAGATCCACCCGGGCGAAGCGATGGACAAGAACCTCTACGATCTGCCGCCCGCCGAACTGGCCGACGTGCCGACCGTGTGCGGCAGTTTGCGCGAAGCGCTCGAAGCGCTCGAGGCAGACAACGACTTCCTCACCGAAGGCGGCGTGTTCACCAAGGAACAG